The following proteins are encoded in a genomic region of Mycobacterium kiyosense:
- a CDS encoding amidohydrolase has protein sequence MTTLDYRAIDVDNHYYEPIDSFTRYLPKEFKRRGVQMLRDGKRTWAVIGERINQFIPNPTFDPIIEPGCLDLLFRGEIPEGVDPASLMKVDRLENHPEYQNRDARVKVMDTQNLETVFMLPTFACGVEEALKHDIPATMASVHAFNEWLDDDWGFDRPDHRIISAPIISLADPEMAVGEVEFVLGRGAKMVLVRPAPVPGVVKPRSLGDPLHDPVWARLAEAGVPVGFHLSDSGYLAINALWGGKATFEGFGKKDPLDQVLLDDRAIHDTMASMIVHQVFTRHPKLKVASIENGSYFVYRLIKRLKKAANTAPYHFKEDPVAQLRNNVWIAPYYEDDVKLLAETIGVDKILFGSDWPHGEGLADPMAFTADIPQFPEFSAEDTRKVMRDNALDLLGANVPVSA, from the coding sequence ACCGATCGACTCGTTCACCCGGTACCTGCCCAAGGAGTTCAAGCGCCGCGGTGTGCAGATGCTGCGGGACGGCAAGCGCACCTGGGCGGTGATCGGTGAGCGGATCAACCAGTTCATCCCGAACCCCACCTTCGACCCGATCATCGAGCCGGGCTGCCTGGATCTGTTGTTCCGCGGCGAGATCCCCGAAGGCGTCGACCCCGCCTCGCTGATGAAGGTGGACCGGCTGGAGAATCATCCCGAATACCAGAACCGGGACGCCCGGGTGAAGGTGATGGACACCCAGAACCTCGAGACCGTGTTCATGCTGCCGACCTTCGCCTGCGGCGTGGAGGAGGCCCTCAAGCACGACATTCCCGCGACGATGGCGTCGGTGCACGCCTTCAACGAGTGGCTCGACGACGACTGGGGCTTCGACCGTCCCGACCACCGGATCATCTCGGCGCCCATCATCTCGCTGGCCGATCCCGAAATGGCGGTCGGGGAAGTGGAATTCGTGCTCGGTAGGGGAGCGAAAATGGTGCTGGTGCGTCCCGCGCCGGTACCCGGGGTGGTCAAACCGCGTTCATTGGGCGACCCATTGCATGACCCGGTATGGGCGCGGCTGGCCGAAGCCGGTGTGCCGGTGGGCTTTCACCTGAGCGACAGCGGCTACCTGGCGATCAACGCGCTGTGGGGTGGCAAGGCGACTTTCGAAGGATTCGGCAAAAAGGATCCGTTGGACCAGGTGCTGCTCGACGACCGTGCGATCCACGACACCATGGCGTCGATGATCGTGCATCAGGTCTTCACCCGGCATCCCAAGCTGAAGGTCGCCAGCATCGAGAACGGCTCTTACTTCGTCTACCGGTTGATCAAGCGTCTCAAGAAGGCCGCCAACACCGCGCCCTATCACTTCAAGGAGGACCCGGTCGCGCAGCTGCGTAACAACGTCTGGATCGCACCGTATTACGAGGACGACGTGAAGCTGCTCGCCGAGACGATCGGGGTGGACAAGATCTTGTTCGGCTCGGACTGGCCGCACGGGGAGGGACTGGCCGACCCGATGGCGTTCACCGCCGACATACCGCAGTTCCCCGAGTTCAGCGCCGAGGATACCCGTAAAGTCATGCGCGACAACGCACTTGACCTGCTCGGTGCGAACGTGCCGGTGTCGGCGTAG
- a CDS encoding acyl-CoA dehydrogenase, whose translation MDRYELRRVDYSLTDDHKALQSAYRQLLETHCPIETVWAAQETGFDKSLWERLCATGATSMAVGEDSGGDGATLVDLALVAEELGRALAPVPWIEHVCAARLAERLGVAEADLADVVKGSRILGLDVAPESTTGSRLVASAAIADALVVADGDEVVLLTFATRPARVPNLGQLPMAWVDPAAADSRTVLGSGPEALAAYRRAFDEWRVLTAAALAGLVEQTMTIAAEFAKTRYTLGVPISTLQAISHPLANMAITVQGGRNLARRAAWFLDNEPDERPELPGCAFVFMAEEAPKAATMAVHIQGGLGVSVEAAATAYLVRARGWALAGGDPGLTAKQVGQLVAERESA comes from the coding sequence ATGGATCGCTACGAATTACGCCGAGTCGACTACAGCCTGACCGACGACCACAAGGCTCTTCAGTCCGCCTATCGGCAGCTGCTGGAAACCCACTGCCCGATCGAAACCGTCTGGGCAGCACAGGAAACCGGGTTCGACAAGAGCTTGTGGGAGCGATTGTGCGCGACCGGCGCGACGTCGATGGCGGTGGGGGAGGACTCGGGCGGCGACGGCGCGACGCTGGTGGATCTCGCACTGGTGGCCGAGGAATTGGGTCGGGCGCTGGCCCCGGTGCCGTGGATCGAGCACGTCTGCGCGGCGCGGCTGGCCGAACGGCTCGGCGTCGCCGAGGCCGATCTTGCCGACGTGGTCAAGGGCAGCCGCATCCTGGGACTCGACGTCGCGCCGGAATCGACCACCGGGTCAAGGCTTGTCGCCTCGGCGGCGATCGCCGACGCCCTGGTGGTCGCCGACGGCGACGAGGTGGTGCTCCTGACGTTTGCCACCAGACCGGCGCGGGTGCCCAATCTCGGGCAGCTGCCGATGGCCTGGGTGGACCCCGCGGCGGCGGATTCACGGACGGTGCTGGGTTCGGGTCCGGAGGCGCTTGCCGCCTACCGTCGGGCCTTCGACGAATGGCGGGTGCTGACCGCGGCCGCGCTGGCCGGACTGGTCGAGCAGACCATGACCATCGCCGCCGAATTCGCCAAGACCCGCTACACCCTGGGCGTCCCGATCTCGACACTGCAGGCGATCTCGCATCCGCTGGCCAACATGGCCATCACCGTGCAGGGCGGACGCAACCTGGCCCGGCGGGCCGCCTGGTTCCTGGACAACGAACCCGACGAGCGACCCGAACTGCCCGGCTGCGCCTTCGTCTTCATGGCCGAGGAGGCGCCCAAAGCGGCAACCATGGCGGTGCATATCCAGGGTGGACTCGGAGTTTCCGTGGAGGCTGCCGCGACGGCGTATCTGGTGCGGGCCCGTGGCTGGGCGCTGGCCGGTGGTGATCCGGGCCTCACCGCCAAACAGGTCGGACAACTCGTCGCCGAGCGGGAAAGCGCATAA
- a CDS encoding amidohydrolase: MTPSGPRRVIDCLVNVHFGETETQPEFMKRVRDDYFKGPKSMFDPVELPELLDEMDQHGVRKAILMDNLAKPSVTARKFVEARPDRFALAMGGVNLLRPVASLRELAATVADLPVAYTVVGPSFWADGQYPPSDAVYYPLYAKCAEIGLPLCVNTGIPGPPIPGEVQNPIHLDRVCVRFPELKLCMIHGADPWWEIAIRMLIKYRNLRLMTSAWSPKRLPDSLIHYMRSRGAEKVIFASDWPVLRQHRVVPEANALDLPAEVLDNYLYNNADTFFFNADEDQEP; encoded by the coding sequence ATGACGCCGTCCGGACCCCGCCGAGTCATCGACTGCCTGGTCAACGTCCACTTCGGCGAGACCGAGACCCAACCGGAATTCATGAAGAGAGTCCGCGACGACTACTTCAAGGGCCCCAAGTCGATGTTCGACCCGGTGGAGCTTCCTGAGTTGCTCGACGAGATGGACCAGCACGGGGTGCGCAAGGCCATCCTGATGGACAACCTGGCCAAGCCTTCGGTCACCGCCCGCAAGTTCGTCGAAGCCCGCCCGGACCGCTTCGCGCTCGCCATGGGGGGCGTCAACCTGTTGCGCCCGGTGGCGTCGCTGCGCGAGTTGGCCGCCACGGTGGCCGACCTTCCGGTCGCCTATACCGTTGTGGGGCCCAGCTTCTGGGCAGACGGGCAATACCCGCCGAGTGACGCCGTCTACTACCCGCTGTATGCCAAATGCGCCGAGATCGGGCTGCCGCTCTGCGTCAACACCGGCATCCCGGGCCCACCGATCCCCGGCGAGGTACAGAACCCGATCCATCTGGACCGGGTGTGCGTGCGTTTCCCGGAACTCAAGTTGTGCATGATTCACGGTGCAGACCCGTGGTGGGAGATCGCGATCCGGATGCTGATCAAGTACCGCAACCTGCGGCTGATGACCTCAGCGTGGTCACCGAAGCGGTTGCCGGACAGCCTGATTCACTACATGCGCAGCCGCGGTGCCGAGAAGGTGATCTTCGCCTCGGACTGGCCGGTGCTGCGCCAGCACCGGGTGGTGCCGGAGGCCAACGCCCTGGACCTGCCCGCGGAAGTCCTGGACAACTACCTGTACAACAATGCCGACACATTCTTCTTCAACGCGGACGAGGATCAGGAGCCCTGA
- a CDS encoding hypothetical protein (frameshifted, insertion at around 4278967): protein MLWRQADIYVSSMNGADHAEAAEIHQRVQHAGAPWFAVSPLMHAAGMWTAFSAILNGQTVVLYDTRQKFDPAAVLQIAEREKVGLMTMVGDAYAAPIVEELGRRRYDLSSLFAIGTGGAATNVKHQRALLKYLPHITVINGYGSSETGNMGFGHSKQDTQADTFTIRPGGLVLSEDYARFLRPGEPHVGWVARTGRIPLGYFEDEAATAKTFPVVQGQRVVISGDRAAVDADGTLRLFGRDSLVVNTGGEKVFVEEVEEVLRAHPAIADALVIGRDSERWGQEVVALVELRDGAEAPEEELREHCNAELARFKTPKAFIVVDKVRRLGNGKADYRWARRQATDTARMHR from the coding sequence GTGCTGTGGCGCCAGGCCGACATCTATGTGTCCTCGATGAACGGTGCCGACCACGCGGAAGCCGCCGAAATCCACCAGCGCGTGCAACACGCCGGGGCGCCCTGGTTCGCGGTGTCCCCACTGATGCATGCGGCCGGCATGTGGACCGCCTTCTCGGCGATCCTGAACGGGCAGACCGTCGTGCTCTACGACACCCGCCAGAAGTTCGACCCGGCCGCGGTGCTGCAGATCGCCGAACGCGAGAAAGTGGGCCTGATGACGATGGTCGGTGACGCATACGCCGCGCCGATCGTCGAGGAACTCGGCCGGCGCCGCTACGACCTGTCCAGTCTGTTCGCCATCGGCACCGGCGGAGCGGCCACCAACGTCAAACACCAACGGGCGCTGCTGAAGTACCTGCCGCACATCACCGTGATCAACGGCTACGGATCTTCGGAGACCGGAAACATGGGATTCGGGCACAGCAAGCAGGACACCCAGGCCGACACCTTCACCATCCGGCCCGGCGGCCTGGTGCTGTCGGAGGACTACGCCCGCTTCCTGCGGCCGGGCGAACCACACGTCGGGTGGGTGGCCCGCACCGGCCGAATCCCGTTGGGCTACTTCGAGGACGAGGCCGCGACCGCAAAGACGTTCCCGGTGGTGCAGGGACAGCGGGTGGTGATCTCCGGTGACCGGGCCGCCGTCGACGCCGACGGCACGTTGCGGCTGTTCGGCCGCGATTCCCTGGTGGTCAACACCGGTGGCGAGAAGGTGTTCGTCGAGGAGGTCGAAGAGGTGCTGCGCGCCCATCCCGCCATCGCCGACGCGTTGGTCATCGGCCGCGACAGCGAACGCTGGGGGCAGGAGGTGGTGGCGCTCGTCGAGTTACGCGACGGGGCCGAGGCGCCCGAGGAAGAGCTGCGGGAGCACTGCAACGCCGAGCTGGCGCGATTCAAGACGCCGAAAGCCTTCATCGTGGTGGACAAGGTGCGCCGGCTGGGCAACGGCAAGGCCGACTACCGCTGGGCCCGACGACAGGCCACGGACACGGCAAGGATGCACCGATGA